ATTTTTGTCAGATCCTATGGCCAAGCACTTCTTTACTAGCAAAACTAACCTGGTTTCAGAGTGAAATTCATCACTCTCATCTCattcagctcctctgtgcccttgcagagctgtgctgtggctaAAGGAGTTGCTCTGTGGCAATGTTGCTTTTGTGTTGCTTTTCCTTAGGTAGAGAGTTGtgagagcagctcccacagcatgGATGAAGTCTCGCTGAGTGAATTTGGGGAATGGACCGAAATCCCCGGGGCTCATCACGTCATTCCTTGTGGTTTCATTAAAATCGTGGAGATTCTGGCCCGCTCCATTCCCAAGTCTGTCATTCAGCTCCGCAAGCCGGTCAAGTGCATCCACTGGAACCAGTCGGTCAGCAAGGAGATTGAGAGGGTGGCTGACCACAACAGTGACCTCCCCGAGGAGGACAAGGGCTCCAATGTCTTCGTAGAGTGCGAGGACTGTGAGTTCATCCCAGCTGACCACGTCATTGTGACTGTGTCCCTGGGAGTCTTGAAGAAGCGCCATGAGAGCCTGTTCCATCCCCGCCTGCCTGAGGAGAAGGTGATGGCCATTGAGAAACTGGGAATCAATACCACTGACAAGATCTTCCTGGAGTTTGAAGAGCCTTTCTGGAGCTCTGAGTGCAACAGCATCCAGTTTGTCTGGGAAGACGAGGCGGAGAGCGAGAGTTTGACTTATCCTGAAGAGCTGTGGTACAAGAAGATCTGCAGCTTTGATGTGCTGTACCCGCCTGAGAGGTACGGCCACGTCCTCAGTGGCTGGATCTGTGGAGAAGAGGCTTTGATTATGGAGAAGTGTGACGATGAAACTGTGGCAGAAACCTGCACCGAAATGCTACGTAAATTTACAGgtcagccctgctctggtggGAGAGGGAGCGTGGGGCTGGGGAATCAAATAACCACGAGGAAGGAAATGCTTTAAAGTCATTTTTAGTTCTTTGGCATTTTGTGTCCCTTTGAATGTGCGTGTGCTTCCAGCATAGCTCCTGCTTGGGTGTGCCTGAGAGCTATTTATACAGAGGGGCTGATAAACCTGCTCAGGAAGTGATGGGCAGAAATGCTGGAGGATTCCACATCCTCTGCTTTGTTGAATCACAAATAGCTCTTCAGCAGCTGAAGCTCTCAGGCTCTGAGGGTGATCTCAGCTGTGGAGAGCAAGCATGGCCCCTTCAGAAACTGAACCTGTTTAGATCAGCTGAGGTGTGGTTGAATCACGCCCCTGACTTCCATTCAGTATCAGATCAATGGAAATAATCTCCAAGACCTAAATTTCAAAAAATTCATTGATCTTGAGAGTTCCCATTTCCTGGGTGCATCACCGAAACCTTCCTGGACTTCACAGATTTCATGTTCTGTGGTCACACATCACTTTAAGGGCAGCAGTTGCACCAAGGCAAATCTTAGGTGTATTACACCaagaaaatccaaatgaaaTCACTTAGAGCAGTAATACTTGGATGCTGGGGTTTAGCTTGTCCACACCCACTTCTCTAGAGGTCACACACCTTcccaggaaaagggatttttgtaTCACAGAGTCTTTGGCATCCTCTGATGGGAGACACTGTGCATGTGCAGGTGTAAGGTAGTAACACTGAAAGAAATAGTGGTGGGCTTAATAGCAGTTTTGAAATAAGGGTTTTGAATTGATACAGAATTGCAAGCAGTTATAAGAGGAGCATCCTCTAAGATTAGATGTAGTTTATGCTATTTTAGAGATGGCTCCTGTGATGAAATGATTTATATCTTCCTGCTAGCTGGTGTTAGCCCAATCTCAGCATTCAGGGGGTTTCCAACCTTACCTCTTGTCCATGGAGCTCCAGCTAAGTGGAGAAATTTGCCTTCAAAAATGCAGCTTCCCCCTGTCCTTACTGACCATTTGCTACCAACACCGTGGAGATCCAGAGAGtcacataatcacagaatatcctgactTGGAAGGGCCCATCAGGATCATCgtgtccagctgctggcctTGCATAGGACACTCCAACAATCCCTTTGTGCCtcagagcattgtccaaatgcttcttgagctcagtcaggcttggtgctgtgactaTTCCttggagagcctgttccagcacctctgggtgaagaaccttctTCCTGAAAGGGCCCTGGAATCTGGGGACTTCCTGCATAAATGACTACAGCCAAAAGAGGTTTTACCActctctgcaggagctgtagGGTAGAGACTCTGGATTGAAAAGCTCTGATTGAGTGCCCAAGCCTGCATCCTTGTTTCAGCTGTGCCTCCTGAGCTGGTGGTGTTCAGGGGTGTTGGGTGTCCCCATGTCCTGTGTCACATCAGTCCTCATGTTCCATCTTTCCCCCGACCCCAGCAGGGAACTGCTGCTCTACACAGGCTTAGCAGCAGGCTCTTCTCTCACAGGCCAAGTTGTTGCAGTGCTGAATGTACAAACAACCTTGTTTGTTGCAGCTTTTCTTGCTTAAggcctattaaaaaaaaaaaaaaagaaattccaaaaCCCACTTCAGTTCATCAGTGGGAATTTGGCTGTTTGGGTCTGCTGTAGTTTGGCACGTGGGAGTTGGctctccctcttccttcttGGGCTTTTTCACAGTTACTCTTTACATGTGTTGGAtgttcctctcctcccagcatgGAAATATGTGGCTCTGGGCCCTGGGTCTGTGTTGCAGTTGCTGTTCCAGCTGATGCTGCACCTGGTCACTGTCCATCAGGCTCTTCCACACAGCTAATCCCAGGTTATCTCTCCTTGGAGAATTCCAGACTGGATTTACCAGGGCCTTGCCCTGCAGTGAGCATTTTGTGCATCAGCTGAGAAGTGGCCTTGCAGCTGCTCAAAACTGTGAGAGGAAAACCTGTTCCTGGAGCTCCCATTACCCAACATGACCTATTCCACTTTCTGCCCCCAATCCCCTTGTTGGCAGAAAACCTTTCCACAGCTCTTGCAGGATTCCCTGGCTAAGGGAGCTGAGTTTATCCTGTTTCCCTTGCTCCTGTTTTCCCTAGAgcttcccagcaggagcaaTACCTCAGGGCTGATCTGGGCcaggtgccaggctggctgaAATAACAGAAGTGTGCTCAGCTCTCTGTGCacctcccttcttccctgctgATCTGTTCCAGGGGGAGTGTGAGAGGGGGTTAGACCAGCAGCCCATGATACACCTGCAGCCACTTCTGAGCATGGCTGCACTCCTCTGGTCCAATTAGCACCACCAAACTCAGCTTTGAAAGCCTTTCCCAACACTCAAGATCACACAGGTTGGCTAACCAAGTTAGGAAACTAGTCCTGCCAGGATCCTGACCTCTGTGGAAAGCCTGGATCTTCCATAAGGCAGCTCAGATCTTCCACACCTCACCTGGTGCTCTGGGACCTCTTCTGAAGCACCTTTTCTCTACTGAGTATAGAGGGAGCCTTATATGCACTAATGAAGCAGATACTTGGAGCCTTTTAATGTTCCCTTTGCCTTTTGTGGCTTTCATGTTCTGGGTATGAAATGCCCCATGCTCTTATTCTTCTGAGAAAGAATTCATGCATTACCAGGTAGGTTCCCATCTTTCACTGTTTTCCCAGTCTGTTGCTCCTGGTGGCCTTTCCTTTGGCTTCAGAGTATGTTATACCAGTTTTAAGTTAAACCCATTCTTTTAGGCTCACACTGAGAATCTCTCTGTGAACTGACCTTGAATTTTCCTCTCAGGTCAGCGTTGGGGATTATCTGGCTTTTCTGTGAAGAGCTCTGAGGATTGTTCTAACCTAAGAACCATCAGCAATTACTGCTTTTCACAACTGGATGGTGAAGAGCAGTGTCCTCCAAATCTGATTAAATGGAATACCTCCGAGCAATTGGGAGCCTTGCTCTGTCTTTGTTGGATAAGCTCCCAGAGTAGGAAGCCAGAGGCTCCCTGCTGAAGGGATCACTGGAGcctggcaggctgcagctggagatgcCCTGAGTTTTCCTCCCTGACCTCCAGCTATTTCTCTGGTGGGGAATAGATCTGTTTCAGGCTCTGCATCACATCTCCCAGTCCCATGTGGGTGTCTGGGGTAGCCACTCTGGTGGCTGTAGTCACTGGTATGGGGGCAGTACCACAGATTTCCCTTGGTGGAATCTTACATCCTGCTCTCAGGGAGGCAAATAAATTTAGGTGCCTTAATTTAGATTGATGAGTTGATTTTATGGTAATTCAGTCAGCCCCGTAACCAATAAACCTCTGTATCCACACCTCCcaggagctgaagaaaaatgggattgtgTGAGGCACAGGGAGTTGTCTTCCATAGCTTCACAAGTGGAAATATGTGGCATGAAGATATGTGCCTTCCTGTTTTAGTGAAGGCCAACATCCTTTCTTTAGCCTTTTAATCTCTCTTTGGATGGTGGAAACTGAGAAGTTTCCACATCTGTGTTGTTACTTTTATCTGTAGACAAAGGCTGTTTACTCTGTTTAAAAGCAGAATGAGAAAGTCCAGTGAAGTGTGTTCCTTGAAGGACTGTGGCTCTCAGTCTTTGTAGTTTCTGTCTTCAAACAACAGCTGAGAATCAGAGCTTGTGCCACGTGCTGCTGTCTGACCTTCAGCCAAAACCCCCATCTGGGTCTCCTGATTTTCCTCTTAGAAACAGCTGCTTGCATTAAAAGGTGCAGAATTGCAGAGTGCAGGGCCACGGTTGCTGCACAGTGGGCATTTGGGTCTTGCTAAGGTGGCCTGATGTGCTGGAGACCTTGGAAGGAGCTCATGGGAATGGATGAGGATATGGAAACACACACCAGCTTTGGAAGAGGCACCACCAGGCCACTCCTTTTACTTGAAAACCCCTGGTGTGCTGTTTTTGTGCAGTGCAGTGGGATGGGTGGCTGCCTTGGCCCTGCTTGGGGAGTGTTCTCTGACAGCTTCCATGGTCTGTTCTCCTGGGCTTTCCCACAGccctcaaaaataaaacatgataaCTTATTTCCTTGATACATCTGAGAGCTCCCAGTTCTCAGACTCCCTTGGGCTTTCCACTTCCAGGCATTTCTGCTTTGAAGACTCTTGCAGGAACATATTTTAGAGGCCTTTGTTATGCAAAGCTGTTGATCCTGAAACAACATTGCTTTGTaggatgtgttttgtttgtgggaTATATTTATTTGCTAGTCTGTGCCATATTTTGATCTGGGGCCTGGTTTTAAAGTGTTCACAGAGTACTCTGGGCAGGCCATCCTCTGCTTCGTTCCAGCTCCTTATTCCATAGCTCTGGCTGTCAGGATACTCCTGACAGCAGAAGCTGAACCAGGACCTGCTCTTGATTTTAAGGAATTGAAGGCACAGCTAAATAGTAGTTTATGAGAGCTAAATAATGCAGTGCCTAAGCAGTGTTTACCTTTGGGTGTCTCCCTCTAAACTGGGATGAAGAAAGCGGGGGAATTTGGGTTGTCTCATGGCAGGCTGAACACCTTGAGTTGTCACAGAGTCGGGATCTGAAGCAGGCAAAGGATGTGAACATCTCAAAACTCTTACTTTTTGTGCTGACAATCttctggaatcacagaattactcGAGTTGGAAAAGCTGTTTAGGATCATTGAtcccaaccattcccccagcactgccaaggccaccactgccacatgtccccaggtgccacatccacataacttttaaatccctccaggggtTGTGACTCCATcactgtcctgggcagggctggacagccctttccatgaagaatcatagaatggtttgggttggaaaggacctttatAATCATCCAGTTCCAGTCCCCTTGCTGTGGAAGATTTAGACTCAGCCCAAGGTTCAGGTAGCTGAACCTTGCCTGGATATGTGATGTTGCCTCAAGGGTGGATCTTGGCTCCCGCAGAGGGAATTTCTCTTCACTGGAATTCTCCATGTCCCCCTGTTCCTCTCCTGCCATGCCAGATACGATCATGGGACTCCAACAAAAGCAGTGGCACTGAGATGGTCCAAAACCAGCCCTGCAAGAGGATCTTCCGAGTGTGACTCTCCCTGCTTGTACCTGAGGCTCTTGTGCCACCAGCTGGTGGCTGCAATCCTGGATCTCATCTTCTCCAAGGTctttgggatggggacagtggcTGGTGGTGACCCTGTTGTGGGTGCCCTCTTCACCTCCAGGTCCTACATCCTCTTAGCAGTGCAAATCCTATGGTGATCTAGAAATCCTACTTCTTGTGCATTAAATAAATAGAGTCTCCTGGATTTTAGCTTCATTGAGGGGGCAACTGTATGGGAAGCTGTTGGAATGAGTTAATACAGGTTTTGAGAATTTCCTGACAGGTTTTTCAATGCCCACACATAAAGAAGATttgccttctttcctttttggagGCACATCTCTCTCACAAGGCTACCTAAACATCCAATTCAGACTGGGCACTCAAATACCTAAATTTTGGTGAGATCAATCACATGCTTGATTACCACCAGGCTCCCCACTGCAAATGTGACCAGAAGATGCTTTGTATTTCCAAACCAGGCTGTGTCCAAGGTTCCCTGAAGCTCCTTAGTCTTTTAGGAGCTTAAACATTTTAATgcttctttccaaaacaaatcacagaatcatttaagtaggaaaagacctccagggtcatggagtccaacctgtgaccaatTCCTCACTTTATCAAGCAGGCCAGGGCACTCAGTGCCTCATCCAGTtgttccttggacacctccaggagTGGGGGCTCCTCCAACACCCTGGAAGATGGAAGAGCTGAGATGAAAAGGAGGGGCAATTTCTGTTACATCAGTGATGGAAAAGAGatctggttttggggtgtctgcTAGGGATGAGTGTTGAATAAATAAGATGGAATCCCTGCACCCACACCTTGCCTCAGGcacttccctcttccctcttgGACACGCTCTGACTTTTTGCCTTCTGCTTTCCACCCAGGGAATCCAAACATTCCGAAACCTCGCCGGATCCTGCGGTCCTCCTGGGGCAGCAATCCCCACTTCCGTGGATCTTACTCCTACACCCAGGTCGGGTCCAGTGGGGCCGATGTGGAGAAACTGGCAAAACCACTGCCTTATGCTGAGAGCTCCAAAACTCCTGTGAGTATGGCCCAGATGGGACCTGGGGCAGCAAAACTGATGGGACACTGGGCAGCAGCTTTTTGGGGAGGGAGGTTGGAAGAGAAAATCCCTGCTTTGGCCTCCAGGAGTgtgtttcctccttttttattgctttttttttttggtgcaaatgATGCCTCTATGGACAAATGGTGTTTGTAGGATTTTACCTTTTTAACGTTTGGAATGCCAACGTCTCAGGAATTCCCCCATCTCTCCTTGAATTTATCAAGAGCTGctcatgtgtgtgtgttcatttaATGACCATCATTGTCCAGTTCAGAATTCCTCAGGAAAGCACGTGCTggtctgttttaaaaattattattatcattattatgaCCCTGCTGATGTCTAGGTCTGAATGTGTCAGGAGTGCATATCAGGAAAtctttctgtgctggcagtgcaggCTGAGGGAGGCCCAGTCCTTGGCAGGGGATGATGAGTTTTCTCCCCAGGCACTGCCTTGGCTTTCTGAATTTAGCAAGGAGAGCTGGAGCACACATGGAAGTGGTTACACAGCTCAGGATCACATTAAGCCAAACTCACCCCATCACTCAGGGTTACGTGTCCAAATCCAAAGGCTGATGAAAATGCAGCCTTCAAGCAGCTGCCCAGTCCATTTCCTCCaccacagcctggccctgaaataattttattcagtgCAGAAATTTACTTAAGGAAACCCAGCAGGAGCTTTAGGAATCTGTGTAGTTCCCAGGGAAATCCTCCCAGAAATTCCTGCCTCAAATCTGAGTTGCAGTTCTAGCAAGCACCTCACTATTGGTATAAGAGATATAATGCTGTGTCTCACCCTCTGGGTTTTGAGACAGGGCTGTTATTCCTCTGGAGTTGCTGTCCAGAAGAAAAATTCCCTGAATGCCTAAAAGGCTGAAGTGTAATTTAGGGGAGCAAAGGGAGGAGATGGTGCAGAGCAGGtgctctgtgcctcctgcaggTTTGTTAAGGTTTTTGGAACTGGCATCTTGTGGTGCATCTCATGGGGGTTTTGAGAGCCGGCCCTCCAAAACAGATGAAaacccctgcatccctggaagtgcccccGGCCAGTTTGGagaggcttggagcaatctgggatagaggaaggtgtccctgcccatggccggagggtggcactggatgatctttcaggtcccttccaacccaaaccgcCCTGTGTGGGAGGGCACAGAAAGTTTGTCTCCTTTTatcctcccagctgctcccctgtAAGCTGTGCTGATCTGTGCCCcttctgctgtgccctgcagcccatgcAGGTGATGTTTTCAGGGGAGGCCACTCACAGGAAGTATTACTCCACGACCCATGGTGCTGTGCTCTCGGGGCAGAGGGAGGCTGCTCGGCTCATCGAGATGTACCAGGACCTGCTGCAGTGCCCAACCTGAGGAAGCCCTGCctgaccaccaccaccacctcccacaTCCTCCTGCAGGTGTGTGGAGgggttctgttttatttcagttcgCAGTAGAACAGCCTTTTatcttttctattaaaaaaataaaaagctctaATTGTTAAAAATGTTAGTCATCAATAGCTTCATTTCCATGTGCTGTATTGTTAACAGGGAAGGGTGCTCCTTTTGGTCTGGTAAACTGTTTCTCTGTCATTTTAATTCTAATTTCACTTTTGGTGCCTATCATGTTCGTTTcgtttcttttttctttctgtattgtAAGTGCCTTCTATACTAAAATAAATGTTGTAATAAAAAGACTGGGTGCTGTGGTACTTCCTGGACACTTCACTTGGTAACTTCCAGCTCTTTAATTCAACATTgcaaaaataggaattttttcTCATCCTATAGAATTTGGAGTAGGAGGAAAACAGGTTGAAAACAGGTCAGAAACACATTACACAAATGGTATTTGTGTGGAATAATCTCTCCAAACTGGAGATTTTCTCTCCAGCAATACAATCCTGACCAAAAAGGGTCTGGTTAGGGCAGAGCTGACAGCActgtggtcagtgtggtcactgtcccgaggctgccagagctcatggagtgtttggacaatgctgtcAGCACAGGGCGGGATTTTTGGgatgccctgtgcagggcctggAGTGGGATTTGatgattcttgtgggtccctcccaactcagGGTATTCTTTTGTTGCCTTATGCTTCAATTGTGTGTCCTCCAGTGTAACAGGAGCACTCACCCCATGCAAGCAGCCCCTGGACTGTGCAGATGTGTGTCACTAAGTCCAGATGTTAGTGACTCCCAGGGTTTTGTCTGCATCATGTGGAAATTGCCATCAGGaatgagaaaaagcttttttttttttttttaacttcctcaGCGAGATAAATCATGTGCTTCTTTAAAGTCAAGTGAACACAATGTAGCCATCAGCAAAGTTTAAAGATATCTAAACagtttccaaaaataaaaagttttcagGGTGAAGACCATGGGTGTTTAGCCACTGCCTTATCTCCCTGCATTCCATTTCTCCatctggctggctgctggccagaGCTGCATGTGAGGAGTGAGGGATGTGTCTGCTTCGGCATCTGCTGCCCCATGTGAagcctcccttccctctctgtgtgtgtggggtgGGAGCTGTGTTGATAAATGAGTTACAGAGCGGGGGAAaaagggacagagagagggaaaatccCCCTCCAGAGGGTGAGTCAGTGCATCCCAAGATAAATGTCTGCAGAGGAGGCACCAACTCTGTCTGGTTCTCTCCAAgttcagctgagctctgctgattCCCTGCTGTAGTGTGGAGGTGGGATgccttcctggctgctggagagctgggaaggatggTGGTATGTTGAatttattgctgtttttctcccattttatctcttttcatGCTGTTACTGagtggagaaggagctgggctgcGGGAGGAGAGTGCAGCACACTTGATTGAAGAGAGATACTCTGTCCAGCTTCAATCACTCAGAGCTCAGGCTCAAGGAACCAGAGCTGATTTCCCAGCAGCCAGATCTGTTGCAAAGTGGAAtctgaggagaaaacaaaatcctttggGCATATGAGGCTATGACCCAGGAAAAAACAAGGAgttgctttttctcctcagtgaagaaatttaggaagaagttctcagtgaaagggtggtcagaccctggaaggtggtggagtccccatccctggaggtgtccaaggaacactcggtgccctgggctgggtggcaaggtggggatcagtcaAAGGCTGGAGTTGGTGACCTGGGatgtcttttccagcctaaatgattctgtgattcctgtgGTTTCTTTATCACGGGACATCcaaggaaagctgctgtgctggtggccaGAGTTTGAGAGCTCCTTTTTGTGCTCTGTGCAGACAGAAGGATGATGGTGTCTGGCTTTGCTGGGCAGGGATCTGGGTCAGGCCAATCcccctctctcctctgctgccatcACTCACCAGCAATCCAGCCTTTGAAATGATGCTCATGTTCCAGAGACGCTAAATTTAGCAGCTGTTTACTCAGAGGTATTTAAAATTAGCAGCAAAGGCCACCCTGAGCATGTGACAAGGAGAGGTGCTGTCACCACGGGGCTCTGTGACCCTCCACGCTGCTCTCCCTTCCAAGACCTGTGGCATCTTCATTCCAAGAGCTCAGTGATGAAGGTTGGTGGGGGTGCTGGGAAGGTAAGAGGCACCTAATTACTCAGAATTAATTAGGGGTTGCTCCTCCTG
Above is a window of Motacilla alba alba isolate MOTALB_02 chromosome 4, Motacilla_alba_V1.0_pri, whole genome shotgun sequence DNA encoding:
- the SMOX gene encoding spermine oxidase; protein product: MQSCEISADSTDDPLSSGLRRKRQPRIVVIGAGLAGLSAAKALLESGFTDVTVLEATDRIGGRVQSVQLGHATFELGATWIHGSHGNPVYHLAEDNGLLEETTDSERSVGRISLYSKNGVAYHLTNSGQRIPKDVVEEFSDLYNEVYNLTQEFFQRGKPVNAESQNSVGVFTRDVVRKRVKADPDDTEAVKRLKLAMIQQYLKVESCESSSHSMDEVSLSEFGEWTEIPGAHHVIPCGFIKIVEILARSIPKSVIQLRKPVKCIHWNQSVSKEIERVADHNSDLPEEDKGSNVFVECEDCEFIPADHVIVTVSLGVLKKRHESLFHPRLPEEKVMAIEKLGINTTDKIFLEFEEPFWSSECNSIQFVWEDEAESESLTYPEELWYKKICSFDVLYPPERYGHVLSGWICGEEALIMEKCDDETVAETCTEMLRKFTGNPNIPKPRRILRSSWGSNPHFRGSYSYTQVGSSGADVEKLAKPLPYAESSKTPPMQVMFSGEATHRKYYSTTHGAVLSGQREAARLIEMYQDLLQCPT